A genomic segment from Verrucomicrobiota bacterium encodes:
- a CDS encoding helix-turn-helix transcriptional regulator — protein sequence MNRLPLKRFVPAGQHYHYASGFFDSSVPSNFHDHDFYEIFWVEEGEGVHHINHRKRSLREGMVVLVKDTDIHALSAGAEKTMRIVNLAFSKRCWEELLKRYFPEEKDPMQLSSPSREIPLRHEDFLAIRRQSQRLNSAVRSRAQLDLFLLEILFLRCHSADSETPRPAVPDWLDAACHGIRKTEHLPQGIESFYRLAGRSPDHVARACRTHLGISPTEIVNAARLEHAAARLSGTDDTILHIADDCGLPNLAHFYKLFAARFGTTPRRYRMQARLIVGRDSLGKQDSK from the coding sequence ATGAATCGGCTCCCTCTGAAACGCTTTGTGCCCGCCGGTCAGCATTATCACTATGCCAGCGGCTTTTTTGACTCTTCGGTTCCAAGCAATTTTCACGATCACGATTTTTATGAAATCTTCTGGGTCGAGGAGGGCGAGGGAGTGCATCACATCAACCACCGCAAACGCTCTCTCCGGGAAGGAATGGTCGTGCTGGTGAAGGATACCGACATCCACGCGCTTAGTGCTGGAGCGGAAAAGACGATGCGTATTGTAAATCTGGCCTTCTCCAAGCGCTGCTGGGAGGAGTTGTTGAAAAGATACTTCCCTGAAGAAAAAGATCCGATGCAACTCTCATCGCCATCGAGAGAAATTCCTCTTCGGCATGAGGACTTTCTTGCCATCAGGCGACAGTCCCAGCGCCTGAACTCAGCCGTCCGTTCACGGGCGCAGTTGGATCTTTTTCTGCTCGAAATTTTATTTCTGAGATGCCACTCCGCAGATTCGGAGACACCACGCCCTGCGGTTCCCGATTGGCTGGATGCCGCATGCCATGGAATCAGGAAAACCGAGCATCTCCCCCAGGGCATTGAGTCTTTCTACCGCCTTGCCGGACGCAGTCCCGATCATGTCGCGCGGGCATGCCGCACCCATCTCGGCATCAGCCCCACGGAGATCGTGAATGCGGCCAGACTCGAACACGCCGCCGCAAGACTTTCCGGCACGGATGACACGATCCTTCACATCGCAGACGACTGCGGACTCCCTAATCTGGCTCACTTCTACAAACTCTTCGCCGCCCGTTTTGGAACCA
- a CDS encoding phytanoyl-CoA dioxygenase family protein: MSTTSTIVPPRLNADEVAQYSNDGYFVFNKPVLPADRFQSLKNCFEGILANLPADERPEAMDVPHFMHPELLKYAFDENILALVEPIVGPDIALFSTHFICKPKGNGKRVPWHEDSAYWKGQIDPMEVVTVWLAIDPSTKVNGCMKVIPRTHVEGQKGFSDYDAVDMATSVFGTEIKKEQREDERQVCIELQANECSLHDSRIMHGSEPNTSQIRRCGWTMRFASTACKFNEEKFAGAHQVYLAKGRDLGGNRYADPTRSYPEVMAARGASTRYKNAH, translated from the coding sequence ATGAGCACCACATCCACCATAGTCCCGCCACGCCTCAATGCCGACGAAGTTGCGCAATACAGCAATGACGGATACTTCGTATTCAACAAACCGGTTCTGCCAGCAGACCGCTTTCAATCCCTGAAGAACTGCTTCGAGGGTATCCTTGCCAACCTTCCGGCCGACGAGCGTCCCGAGGCCATGGATGTTCCCCACTTCATGCATCCCGAGTTGCTGAAGTATGCCTTCGATGAAAACATCCTCGCCCTTGTCGAGCCGATCGTCGGTCCCGACATCGCGCTCTTCTCCACCCACTTCATCTGCAAGCCGAAGGGCAATGGCAAGCGCGTCCCTTGGCATGAGGACTCCGCCTACTGGAAAGGCCAGATCGACCCGATGGAAGTTGTCACCGTCTGGTTGGCGATCGATCCCTCCACCAAAGTCAACGGCTGCATGAAGGTCATTCCCCGCACGCATGTCGAGGGACAGAAGGGATTTTCCGACTACGATGCCGTTGATATGGCAACGAGCGTCTTCGGCACCGAAATCAAAAAGGAACAGCGCGAAGACGAGCGTCAGGTTTGCATCGAGCTTCAGGCCAACGAATGCTCACTGCATGATTCCCGTATCATGCACGGCAGCGAACCGAATACCTCGCAGATCCGCCGCTGCGGATGGACGATGCGTTTTGCCAGCACCGCCTGCAAATTCAATGAAGAGAAATTCGCCGGCGCGCATCAGGTCTACCTGGCAAAGGGGCGCGACCTTGGCGGCAACCGCTATGCCGACCCTACCCGGTCCTATCCGGAAGTGATGGCCGCCCGTGGCGCCTCCACTCGTTACAAGAACGCTCACTAA
- a CDS encoding right-handed parallel beta-helix repeat-containing protein, with protein sequence MTTPFNVKSAGAKGDGITDDTAVFQKLLDLAAESQATVEVSPGTYCVGRLKVHPNTGITGSPAYAWKGNGGSTLKLIDPAAPCLLDLTLAIGARVNGLCLDGQHLGEGVHGILVDKPDYGTTEDSPLIEGCKVSRFSGDGVRLSRIWCFRVRGNMFSENKGHGLSVRGWDGFVLDNWFSLNGGAGYASIGENNAVTITGNRIEWNQLGGLRILNGSHYNITGNYIDRSGPGILFAATPDNPVVTDRIVGRVGYTTITGNMIYRSGRPVWNRPGEDCSAHIVLIGARGVTVAANTMVAGLDDENNEGSTGFSREENWSPDFGVVAQALRNVVIKDNVMDSGALKELILDRGGHGPGVLIKDNPGELFEKPTPRR encoded by the coding sequence ATGACCACTCCTTTCAATGTCAAATCCGCCGGCGCCAAAGGCGACGGCATCACCGATGACACGGCAGTCTTCCAGAAGCTCCTTGATCTCGCGGCGGAGAGCCAGGCGACGGTCGAGGTTTCGCCGGGAACCTATTGCGTAGGCCGGCTGAAGGTTCATCCCAACACCGGTATCACCGGCTCGCCCGCCTATGCCTGGAAGGGAAACGGAGGATCCACGCTCAAGCTCATCGATCCCGCCGCCCCCTGCCTGCTCGATCTCACGCTCGCCATCGGCGCGCGCGTCAACGGACTCTGCCTCGATGGACAGCATCTCGGCGAGGGAGTGCACGGCATCCTGGTGGACAAGCCGGACTACGGCACCACCGAGGACAGCCCGCTCATCGAGGGCTGCAAGGTCTCGCGCTTCAGCGGCGACGGAGTGCGCCTGAGCCGGATCTGGTGCTTCCGGGTCCGAGGCAACATGTTTTCCGAAAACAAGGGGCACGGCCTCTCCGTGCGCGGTTGGGACGGATTCGTCCTCGATAACTGGTTTTCCCTCAATGGCGGTGCCGGCTACGCGAGTATCGGCGAGAATAACGCCGTCACCATCACCGGCAACAGGATCGAGTGGAACCAACTCGGCGGCCTGCGCATCCTCAACGGTTCCCATTACAACATCACCGGAAACTACATCGACCGCAGCGGCCCGGGAATCCTCTTCGCGGCCACACCGGACAATCCGGTCGTGACCGACCGCATAGTCGGCCGAGTCGGTTACACGACCATCACCGGCAACATGATCTACCGCAGCGGCCGTCCCGTCTGGAACCGCCCGGGCGAGGATTGCAGCGCCCACATCGTTCTCATCGGCGCGCGCGGCGTCACCGTCGCCGCCAACACCATGGTTGCCGGACTCGATGACGAGAACAACGAGGGCAGCACCGGCTTCAGCCGGGAGGAGAACTGGTCGCCCGATTTCGGGGTCGTGGCGCAGGCCCTGCGGAATGTGGTGATCAAGGACAATGTCATGGACTCCGGAGCGCTCAAGGAACTCATCCTCGACCGCGGAGGCCACGGGCCGGGCGTGCTGATCAAGGACAACCCCGGCGAACTCTTCGAAAAGCCGACACCCCGGCGATAA
- a CDS encoding alpha-L-fucosidase yields MTASTDWFTEARYGLFIHYGLYSLLGRAEWVWNREEIPLEEYKQLAARFTAKDFDADRLCRMAVDAGMRYVVLTTMHHEGFRLYPTELSDFHIGNSGAAGRDLVAEIIAAARKHGLKVGLYHSLNNWYDQPDSVAALEDPAAYEKFIAATHARIRELVTRYNPIDILWYDGWWPFNADGWQAEKMNAMVRGIQPHILFNGRNGLPGDFATPEQHLSAPNPWRPWEACVTMNESWSFHAGDHEWKTESQVLDMLTRCAQGNGNLLFNVGPTPEGVVPEPCTRVLHRVGEWLRKNGEAIYGTELFTFSLQERGNHRGDWNFHGPMTVKGNSLFWLLRRSPGDKATLGGLQNKVLSVSRLDNGEALPFTQTGTRVQIANVPATDETGLWPVLRIECDSAPVVYQTGGLRIPKAPHPHYDPCPSDIAH; encoded by the coding sequence ATGACCGCTTCAACCGACTGGTTCACCGAAGCCCGCTACGGGCTCTTCATCCACTACGGCCTCTACTCCCTGCTCGGACGCGCGGAGTGGGTCTGGAACCGCGAGGAGATTCCGCTGGAGGAATACAAGCAGCTCGCCGCCCGCTTCACCGCGAAGGATTTCGATGCCGACAGGCTCTGCCGCATGGCGGTGGATGCCGGCATGCGCTATGTCGTGCTCACGACGATGCATCACGAGGGGTTCAGGCTTTATCCGACCGAACTCTCGGATTTCCACATCGGCAACAGCGGTGCGGCCGGACGCGATCTCGTCGCCGAGATCATCGCCGCCGCCCGCAAGCACGGCCTCAAGGTCGGGCTCTACCACAGCCTCAACAACTGGTATGACCAGCCCGACTCGGTCGCCGCGCTGGAGGATCCCGCCGCCTACGAGAAGTTCATCGCCGCCACGCACGCGCGCATCCGCGAGCTGGTGACCCGCTACAACCCGATCGACATCCTCTGGTATGACGGCTGGTGGCCGTTCAACGCCGATGGCTGGCAGGCGGAGAAGATGAACGCCATGGTCCGCGGGATCCAGCCGCACATCCTCTTCAACGGCCGCAACGGCCTGCCGGGCGACTTCGCCACGCCTGAGCAGCACCTCAGCGCGCCGAATCCGTGGCGCCCGTGGGAAGCCTGCGTGACGATGAACGAGAGCTGGAGCTTCCATGCCGGCGACCATGAATGGAAAACCGAGTCGCAGGTCCTCGACATGCTCACCCGCTGCGCGCAGGGGAACGGTAACCTGCTTTTCAATGTCGGGCCCACGCCGGAGGGCGTCGTGCCGGAGCCCTGCACCCGTGTGCTGCACCGCGTCGGCGAGTGGCTCCGCAAAAACGGCGAGGCGATCTACGGCACCGAACTCTTCACCTTCAGCCTGCAGGAACGCGGCAACCATCGCGGCGACTGGAATTTCCACGGCCCGATGACAGTGAAGGGAAATTCCCTTTTCTGGCTGCTGCGCCGCTCTCCCGGCGACAAGGCGACCCTCGGCGGACTGCAGAACAAGGTCCTCTCCGTGAGCCGCCTCGACAACGGCGAGGCTCTGCCCTTCACCCAGACCGGCACACGCGTTCAGATCGCCAATGTGCCCGCAACCGACGAGACCGGCCTCTGGCCCGTGCTGAGGATCGAATGCGATAGCGCCCCCGTGGTTTACCAAACCGGCGGGCTCCGCATCCCGAAAGCCCCTCATCCCCACTACGACCCGTGCCCCTCGGACATCGCTCACTAA
- a CDS encoding SGNH/GDSL hydrolase family protein: MKILFQGDSITDAFRKPEEINPAYQLGNGYAFLVASHLAATRPDRGWEFVNRGISGHKVAEIAARWEADALQIAPDLLSLLAGVNDTQNFCKYTHSDASLPEEEKARRDAEAFAKFQENYAWLLDSVLERKPETKILLLEPFLLEVDVVTPYWREHLSRRRQEIARIAGERGLPLVPLQEIFDDACLRAPAAHWAYDGIHPTHAGARLIADAWLQAAENHGLLR; the protein is encoded by the coding sequence ATGAAAATCCTGTTCCAAGGTGACTCGATCACCGACGCCTTCCGCAAGCCGGAGGAAATCAACCCCGCCTATCAACTCGGCAACGGCTACGCCTTCCTCGTGGCCTCGCACCTCGCGGCCACACGCCCCGACCGCGGTTGGGAGTTCGTCAACAGGGGCATCAGCGGACACAAGGTCGCCGAGATCGCCGCGCGATGGGAGGCCGATGCCCTGCAAATCGCACCCGATCTCCTCTCGCTGCTGGCCGGTGTGAATGACACCCAGAATTTCTGCAAATACACCCACTCCGACGCGAGTCTGCCTGAAGAGGAGAAGGCCCGCAGGGACGCCGAGGCCTTCGCGAAGTTTCAGGAGAACTACGCCTGGCTCCTGGATTCCGTCCTGGAGCGCAAGCCGGAGACGAAAATCCTGCTTCTCGAGCCGTTCCTGCTCGAGGTGGATGTGGTCACTCCCTACTGGCGGGAGCATCTCTCCCGCCGCCGCCAAGAAATCGCCCGCATCGCGGGGGAACGCGGCTTGCCGCTTGTTCCGCTTCAGGAAATCTTCGATGACGCCTGCCTGCGCGCCCCCGCCGCCCACTGGGCCTACGACGGGATTCATCCCACACACGCCGGCGCCCGTCTCATTGCCGATGCATGGCTCCAGGCCGCCGAAAACCACGGTCTCCTTCGCTGA